A genomic stretch from Bos javanicus breed banteng chromosome 29, ARS-OSU_banteng_1.0, whole genome shotgun sequence includes:
- the LOC133241548 gene encoding double C2-like domain-containing protein gamma isoform X3, with translation MMVVKITLRQSANCGGKGPLGWRAGSCGLLGSGGAPSPAPSASPTATRWLSRVTSVSAQQPPRQVQGLSERSRLPPRTLHDALSDARWPCLDPRPPVTPVRSAPQPQLDPEPEGDSDDSTALGTLEFTLLFDTDNSTLHCTAHRAKGLKPPASGSMDTFVKANLLPGASKASQLRTRTVRGTRGPVWEETLTYHGFTLQDARRKTLRLCVCEDPWLRRRRRAPPLGELRVPLRKLVPNRARSFDVCLERRRLTKRPKSLDTARGMSLYEQEVEAELASEERGRVLLSLCYSSQRGGLLVGVLRCAHLAPMDSNGYSDPFVRLFLHPNTGRKSKYKTSVRKKTLNPEFNEEFFYAGPREELAQKTLLVSVWDYDLGTADDFIGGVQLSSRAGGERQQHWRECLGHSDRRLELWHPLDGAPLQLSD, from the exons ATGATGGTGGTGAAAATAACTCTCCGACAGAGTGCGAACTGTGGGGGGAAGGGACCcttggggtggagggcagggagctgcgggctcctgggctctgggggGGCCCCGAGTCCCGCCCCTTCTGCCTCCCCCACGGCCACCCGCTGGCTCTCACGGGTCACCTCAGTCAGCGCCCAGCAGCCACCCAGGCAGGTGCAGGGGCTCTCAGAGCG GTCCCGACTGCCTCCTAGGACCCTCCACGACGCCCTCAGTGATGCCCGTTGGCCCTGTCTGG ACCCACGCCCTCCAGTGACCCCGGTCCGCTCTGCACCCCAGCCCCAGCTGGACCCAGAGCCAGAGGGAGACTCAGACGACAGCA CCGCCCTCGGCACCCTCGAGTTCACGCTCCTTTTTGACACGGACAACAGCACCCTGCACTGCACAGCTCACCGTGCCAAG GGCCTCAAGCCACCAGCCTCTGGCTCCATGGATACCTTCGTCAAAGCCAACCTGCTGCCCGGAGCCAGCAAG GCCAGCCAGCTGCGGACACGCACGGTTCGGGGCACGAGGGGTCCTGTCTGGGAGGAGACGCTCACCTATCATGGGTTCACCCTCCAGGACGCCCGGCGCAAGACCTTGCG gctgtgtgtgtgtgaagaccCATGGCTGCGGCGACGGAGGCGGGCGCCTCCCCTGGGAGAGCTGCGGGTGCCCCTGAGGAAGCTGGTGCCCAACCGGGCCCGGAGCTTCGACGTGTGTCTGGAGAGGCGGAGGCTG ACCAAGAGGCCCAAGAGCCTGGACACAGCACGCGGCATGTCTCTGTATGAG CAGGAGGTGGAGGCAGAGCTGGCCTCGGAGGAGCGCGGGCGTGTCCTGCTGTCGCTGTGCTACAGCTCTCAGCGGGGGGGCCTGCTGGTGGGCGTGCTGCGCTGCGCCCACCTCGCCCCCATGGACTCCAACGGCTACTCGGACCCCTTCGTCCGCCT TTTCCTGCATCCCAACACAGGGAGGAAATCGAAATACAAGACCAGCGTTCGGAAGAAGACCCTGAACCCCGAGTTCAATGAG GAGTTCTTCTACGCAGGCCCACGGGAGGAGCTGGCCCAGAAGACGCTGCTAGTGTCTGTATGGGATTACGACCTGGGCACGGCTGACGACTTCATTG GTGGAGTGCAGCTGAGCAGCCGGGCCGGCGGGGAGCGCCAGCAACACTGGCGCGAATGCCTGGGCCACAGTGACCGCAGGCTGGAGCTGTGGCACCCGCTGGACGGCGCGCCCCTCCAGCTCAGCGACTAG
- the LOC133241548 gene encoding double C2-like domain-containing protein gamma isoform X6 → MAGRGRVSMQEHMAIDVSPGPIRPIRLISHYFPHFYPTAEPALHPPDPRPPVTPVRSAPQPQLDPEPEGDSDDSTALGTLEFTLLFDTDNSTLHCTAHRAKGLKPPASGSMDTFVKANLLPGASKASQLRTRTVRGTRGPVWEETLTYHGFTLQDARRKTLRLCVCEDPWLRRRRRAPPLGELRVPLRKLVPNRARSFDVCLERRRLTKRPKSLDTARGMSLYEQEVEAELASEERGRVLLSLCYSSQRGGLLVGVLRCAHLAPMDSNGYSDPFVRLFLHPNTGRKSKYKTSVRKKTLNPEFNEEFFYAGPREELAQKTLLVSVWDYDLGTADDFIGGVQLSSRAGGERQQHWRECLGHSDRRLELWHPLDGAPLQLSD, encoded by the exons ATGGCGGGCCGGGGGCGGGTGAGCATGCAGGAGCACATGGCTATCGACGTGAGCCCGGGCCCCATCCGGCCCATCCGCCTCATCTCCCACTACTTCCCGCACTTCTACCCCACCGCTGAGCCTGCCTTGCACCCCCCAGACCCACGCCCTCCAGTGACCCCGGTCCGCTCTGCACCCCAGCCCCAGCTGGACCCAGAGCCAGAGGGAGACTCAGACGACAGCA CCGCCCTCGGCACCCTCGAGTTCACGCTCCTTTTTGACACGGACAACAGCACCCTGCACTGCACAGCTCACCGTGCCAAG GGCCTCAAGCCACCAGCCTCTGGCTCCATGGATACCTTCGTCAAAGCCAACCTGCTGCCCGGAGCCAGCAAG GCCAGCCAGCTGCGGACACGCACGGTTCGGGGCACGAGGGGTCCTGTCTGGGAGGAGACGCTCACCTATCATGGGTTCACCCTCCAGGACGCCCGGCGCAAGACCTTGCG gctgtgtgtgtgtgaagaccCATGGCTGCGGCGACGGAGGCGGGCGCCTCCCCTGGGAGAGCTGCGGGTGCCCCTGAGGAAGCTGGTGCCCAACCGGGCCCGGAGCTTCGACGTGTGTCTGGAGAGGCGGAGGCTG ACCAAGAGGCCCAAGAGCCTGGACACAGCACGCGGCATGTCTCTGTATGAG CAGGAGGTGGAGGCAGAGCTGGCCTCGGAGGAGCGCGGGCGTGTCCTGCTGTCGCTGTGCTACAGCTCTCAGCGGGGGGGCCTGCTGGTGGGCGTGCTGCGCTGCGCCCACCTCGCCCCCATGGACTCCAACGGCTACTCGGACCCCTTCGTCCGCCT TTTCCTGCATCCCAACACAGGGAGGAAATCGAAATACAAGACCAGCGTTCGGAAGAAGACCCTGAACCCCGAGTTCAATGAG GAGTTCTTCTACGCAGGCCCACGGGAGGAGCTGGCCCAGAAGACGCTGCTAGTGTCTGTATGGGATTACGACCTGGGCACGGCTGACGACTTCATTG GTGGAGTGCAGCTGAGCAGCCGGGCCGGCGGGGAGCGCCAGCAACACTGGCGCGAATGCCTGGGCCACAGTGACCGCAGGCTGGAGCTGTGGCACCCGCTGGACGGCGCGCCCCTCCAGCTCAGCGACTAG
- the LOC133241548 gene encoding double C2-like domain-containing protein gamma isoform X7: MPVGPVWVDPRPPVTPVRSAPQPQLDPEPEGDSDDSTALGTLEFTLLFDTDNSTLHCTAHRAKGLKPPASGSMDTFVKANLLPGASKVRARCRPPPLTLGQASQLRTRTVRGTRGPVWEETLTYHGFTLQDARRKTLRLCVCEDPWLRRRRRAPPLGELRVPLRKLVPNRARSFDVCLERRRLTKRPKSLDTARGMSLYEQEVEAELASEERGRVLLSLCYSSQRGGLLVGVLRCAHLAPMDSNGYSDPFVRLFLHPNTGRKSKYKTSVRKKTLNPEFNEEFFYAGPREELAQKTLLVSVWDYDLGTADDFIGGVQLSSRAGGERQQHWRECLGHSDRRLELWHPLDGAPLQLSD, encoded by the exons ATGCCCGTTGGCCCTGTCTGGGTGG ACCCACGCCCTCCAGTGACCCCGGTCCGCTCTGCACCCCAGCCCCAGCTGGACCCAGAGCCAGAGGGAGACTCAGACGACAGCA CCGCCCTCGGCACCCTCGAGTTCACGCTCCTTTTTGACACGGACAACAGCACCCTGCACTGCACAGCTCACCGTGCCAAG GGCCTCAAGCCACCAGCCTCTGGCTCCATGGATACCTTCGTCAAAGCCAACCTGCTGCCCGGAGCCAGCAAGGTGAGGGCGAGATGCAGGCCCCCACCGCTGACCCTCGGCCAG GCCAGCCAGCTGCGGACACGCACGGTTCGGGGCACGAGGGGTCCTGTCTGGGAGGAGACGCTCACCTATCATGGGTTCACCCTCCAGGACGCCCGGCGCAAGACCTTGCG gctgtgtgtgtgtgaagaccCATGGCTGCGGCGACGGAGGCGGGCGCCTCCCCTGGGAGAGCTGCGGGTGCCCCTGAGGAAGCTGGTGCCCAACCGGGCCCGGAGCTTCGACGTGTGTCTGGAGAGGCGGAGGCTG ACCAAGAGGCCCAAGAGCCTGGACACAGCACGCGGCATGTCTCTGTATGAG CAGGAGGTGGAGGCAGAGCTGGCCTCGGAGGAGCGCGGGCGTGTCCTGCTGTCGCTGTGCTACAGCTCTCAGCGGGGGGGCCTGCTGGTGGGCGTGCTGCGCTGCGCCCACCTCGCCCCCATGGACTCCAACGGCTACTCGGACCCCTTCGTCCGCCT TTTCCTGCATCCCAACACAGGGAGGAAATCGAAATACAAGACCAGCGTTCGGAAGAAGACCCTGAACCCCGAGTTCAATGAG GAGTTCTTCTACGCAGGCCCACGGGAGGAGCTGGCCCAGAAGACGCTGCTAGTGTCTGTATGGGATTACGACCTGGGCACGGCTGACGACTTCATTG GTGGAGTGCAGCTGAGCAGCCGGGCCGGCGGGGAGCGCCAGCAACACTGGCGCGAATGCCTGGGCCACAGTGACCGCAGGCTGGAGCTGTGGCACCCGCTGGACGGCGCGCCCCTCCAGCTCAGCGACTAG
- the LOC133241548 gene encoding double C2-like domain-containing protein gamma isoform X4, which translates to MGQLACWLGHFGIITLSPAIAHTVCLASFLSFHPRHGPVRSRLPPRTLHDALSDARWPCLDPRPPVTPVRSAPQPQLDPEPEGDSDDSTALGTLEFTLLFDTDNSTLHCTAHRAKGLKPPASGSMDTFVKANLLPGASKVRARCRPPPLTLGQASQLRTRTVRGTRGPVWEETLTYHGFTLQDARRKTLRLCVCEDPWLRRRRRAPPLGELRVPLRKLVPNRARSFDVCLERRRLTKRPKSLDTARGMSLYEQEVEAELASEERGRVLLSLCYSSQRGGLLVGVLRCAHLAPMDSNGYSDPFVRLFLHPNTGRKSKYKTSVRKKTLNPEFNEEFFYAGPREELAQKTLLVSVWDYDLGTADDFIGGVQLSSRAGGERQQHWRECLGHSDRRLELWHPLDGAPLQLSD; encoded by the exons GTCCCGACTGCCTCCTAGGACCCTCCACGACGCCCTCAGTGATGCCCGTTGGCCCTGTCTGG ACCCACGCCCTCCAGTGACCCCGGTCCGCTCTGCACCCCAGCCCCAGCTGGACCCAGAGCCAGAGGGAGACTCAGACGACAGCA CCGCCCTCGGCACCCTCGAGTTCACGCTCCTTTTTGACACGGACAACAGCACCCTGCACTGCACAGCTCACCGTGCCAAG GGCCTCAAGCCACCAGCCTCTGGCTCCATGGATACCTTCGTCAAAGCCAACCTGCTGCCCGGAGCCAGCAAGGTGAGGGCGAGATGCAGGCCCCCACCGCTGACCCTCGGCCAG GCCAGCCAGCTGCGGACACGCACGGTTCGGGGCACGAGGGGTCCTGTCTGGGAGGAGACGCTCACCTATCATGGGTTCACCCTCCAGGACGCCCGGCGCAAGACCTTGCG gctgtgtgtgtgtgaagaccCATGGCTGCGGCGACGGAGGCGGGCGCCTCCCCTGGGAGAGCTGCGGGTGCCCCTGAGGAAGCTGGTGCCCAACCGGGCCCGGAGCTTCGACGTGTGTCTGGAGAGGCGGAGGCTG ACCAAGAGGCCCAAGAGCCTGGACACAGCACGCGGCATGTCTCTGTATGAG CAGGAGGTGGAGGCAGAGCTGGCCTCGGAGGAGCGCGGGCGTGTCCTGCTGTCGCTGTGCTACAGCTCTCAGCGGGGGGGCCTGCTGGTGGGCGTGCTGCGCTGCGCCCACCTCGCCCCCATGGACTCCAACGGCTACTCGGACCCCTTCGTCCGCCT TTTCCTGCATCCCAACACAGGGAGGAAATCGAAATACAAGACCAGCGTTCGGAAGAAGACCCTGAACCCCGAGTTCAATGAG GAGTTCTTCTACGCAGGCCCACGGGAGGAGCTGGCCCAGAAGACGCTGCTAGTGTCTGTATGGGATTACGACCTGGGCACGGCTGACGACTTCATTG GTGGAGTGCAGCTGAGCAGCCGGGCCGGCGGGGAGCGCCAGCAACACTGGCGCGAATGCCTGGGCCACAGTGACCGCAGGCTGGAGCTGTGGCACCCGCTGGACGGCGCGCCCCTCCAGCTCAGCGACTAG
- the LOC133241548 gene encoding double C2-like domain-containing protein gamma isoform X5: MAGRGRVSMQEHMAIDVSPGPIRPIRLISHYFPHFYPTAEPALHPPDPRPPVTPVRSAPQPQLDPEPEGDSDDSTALGTLEFTLLFDTDNSTLHCTAHRAKGLKPPASGSMDTFVKANLLPGASKVRARCRPPPLTLGQASQLRTRTVRGTRGPVWEETLTYHGFTLQDARRKTLRLCVCEDPWLRRRRRAPPLGELRVPLRKLVPNRARSFDVCLERRRLTKRPKSLDTARGMSLYEQEVEAELASEERGRVLLSLCYSSQRGGLLVGVLRCAHLAPMDSNGYSDPFVRLFLHPNTGRKSKYKTSVRKKTLNPEFNEEFFYAGPREELAQKTLLVSVWDYDLGTADDFIGGVQLSSRAGGERQQHWRECLGHSDRRLELWHPLDGAPLQLSD, encoded by the exons ATGGCGGGCCGGGGGCGGGTGAGCATGCAGGAGCACATGGCTATCGACGTGAGCCCGGGCCCCATCCGGCCCATCCGCCTCATCTCCCACTACTTCCCGCACTTCTACCCCACCGCTGAGCCTGCCTTGCACCCCCCAGACCCACGCCCTCCAGTGACCCCGGTCCGCTCTGCACCCCAGCCCCAGCTGGACCCAGAGCCAGAGGGAGACTCAGACGACAGCA CCGCCCTCGGCACCCTCGAGTTCACGCTCCTTTTTGACACGGACAACAGCACCCTGCACTGCACAGCTCACCGTGCCAAG GGCCTCAAGCCACCAGCCTCTGGCTCCATGGATACCTTCGTCAAAGCCAACCTGCTGCCCGGAGCCAGCAAGGTGAGGGCGAGATGCAGGCCCCCACCGCTGACCCTCGGCCAG GCCAGCCAGCTGCGGACACGCACGGTTCGGGGCACGAGGGGTCCTGTCTGGGAGGAGACGCTCACCTATCATGGGTTCACCCTCCAGGACGCCCGGCGCAAGACCTTGCG gctgtgtgtgtgtgaagaccCATGGCTGCGGCGACGGAGGCGGGCGCCTCCCCTGGGAGAGCTGCGGGTGCCCCTGAGGAAGCTGGTGCCCAACCGGGCCCGGAGCTTCGACGTGTGTCTGGAGAGGCGGAGGCTG ACCAAGAGGCCCAAGAGCCTGGACACAGCACGCGGCATGTCTCTGTATGAG CAGGAGGTGGAGGCAGAGCTGGCCTCGGAGGAGCGCGGGCGTGTCCTGCTGTCGCTGTGCTACAGCTCTCAGCGGGGGGGCCTGCTGGTGGGCGTGCTGCGCTGCGCCCACCTCGCCCCCATGGACTCCAACGGCTACTCGGACCCCTTCGTCCGCCT TTTCCTGCATCCCAACACAGGGAGGAAATCGAAATACAAGACCAGCGTTCGGAAGAAGACCCTGAACCCCGAGTTCAATGAG GAGTTCTTCTACGCAGGCCCACGGGAGGAGCTGGCCCAGAAGACGCTGCTAGTGTCTGTATGGGATTACGACCTGGGCACGGCTGACGACTTCATTG GTGGAGTGCAGCTGAGCAGCCGGGCCGGCGGGGAGCGCCAGCAACACTGGCGCGAATGCCTGGGCCACAGTGACCGCAGGCTGGAGCTGTGGCACCCGCTGGACGGCGCGCCCCTCCAGCTCAGCGACTAG
- the LOC133241548 gene encoding double C2-like domain-containing protein gamma isoform X2, with amino-acid sequence MMVVKITLRQSANCGGKGPLGWRAGSCGLLGSGGAPSPAPSASPTATRWLSRVTSVSAQQPPRQVQGLSERSRLPPRTLHDALSDARWPCLDPRPPVTPVRSAPQPQLDPEPEGDSDDSTALGTLEFTLLFDTDNSTLHCTAHRAKGLKPPASGSMDTFVKANLLPGASKVRARCRPPPLTLGQASQLRTRTVRGTRGPVWEETLTYHGFTLQDARRKTLRLCVCEDPWLRRRRRAPPLGELRVPLRKLVPNRARSFDVCLERRRLTKRPKSLDTARGMSLYEEVEAELASEERGRVLLSLCYSSQRGGLLVGVLRCAHLAPMDSNGYSDPFVRLFLHPNTGRKSKYKTSVRKKTLNPEFNEEFFYAGPREELAQKTLLVSVWDYDLGTADDFIGGVQLSSRAGGERQQHWRECLGHSDRRLELWHPLDGAPLQLSD; translated from the exons ATGATGGTGGTGAAAATAACTCTCCGACAGAGTGCGAACTGTGGGGGGAAGGGACCcttggggtggagggcagggagctgcgggctcctgggctctgggggGGCCCCGAGTCCCGCCCCTTCTGCCTCCCCCACGGCCACCCGCTGGCTCTCACGGGTCACCTCAGTCAGCGCCCAGCAGCCACCCAGGCAGGTGCAGGGGCTCTCAGAGCG GTCCCGACTGCCTCCTAGGACCCTCCACGACGCCCTCAGTGATGCCCGTTGGCCCTGTCTGG ACCCACGCCCTCCAGTGACCCCGGTCCGCTCTGCACCCCAGCCCCAGCTGGACCCAGAGCCAGAGGGAGACTCAGACGACAGCA CCGCCCTCGGCACCCTCGAGTTCACGCTCCTTTTTGACACGGACAACAGCACCCTGCACTGCACAGCTCACCGTGCCAAG GGCCTCAAGCCACCAGCCTCTGGCTCCATGGATACCTTCGTCAAAGCCAACCTGCTGCCCGGAGCCAGCAAGGTGAGGGCGAGATGCAGGCCCCCACCGCTGACCCTCGGCCAG GCCAGCCAGCTGCGGACACGCACGGTTCGGGGCACGAGGGGTCCTGTCTGGGAGGAGACGCTCACCTATCATGGGTTCACCCTCCAGGACGCCCGGCGCAAGACCTTGCG gctgtgtgtgtgtgaagaccCATGGCTGCGGCGACGGAGGCGGGCGCCTCCCCTGGGAGAGCTGCGGGTGCCCCTGAGGAAGCTGGTGCCCAACCGGGCCCGGAGCTTCGACGTGTGTCTGGAGAGGCGGAGGCTG ACCAAGAGGCCCAAGAGCCTGGACACAGCACGCGGCATGTCTCTGTATGAG GAGGTGGAGGCAGAGCTGGCCTCGGAGGAGCGCGGGCGTGTCCTGCTGTCGCTGTGCTACAGCTCTCAGCGGGGGGGCCTGCTGGTGGGCGTGCTGCGCTGCGCCCACCTCGCCCCCATGGACTCCAACGGCTACTCGGACCCCTTCGTCCGCCT TTTCCTGCATCCCAACACAGGGAGGAAATCGAAATACAAGACCAGCGTTCGGAAGAAGACCCTGAACCCCGAGTTCAATGAG GAGTTCTTCTACGCAGGCCCACGGGAGGAGCTGGCCCAGAAGACGCTGCTAGTGTCTGTATGGGATTACGACCTGGGCACGGCTGACGACTTCATTG GTGGAGTGCAGCTGAGCAGCCGGGCCGGCGGGGAGCGCCAGCAACACTGGCGCGAATGCCTGGGCCACAGTGACCGCAGGCTGGAGCTGTGGCACCCGCTGGACGGCGCGCCCCTCCAGCTCAGCGACTAG
- the LOC133241548 gene encoding double C2-like domain-containing protein gamma isoform X1, whose translation MMVVKITLRQSANCGGKGPLGWRAGSCGLLGSGGAPSPAPSASPTATRWLSRVTSVSAQQPPRQVQGLSERSRLPPRTLHDALSDARWPCLDPRPPVTPVRSAPQPQLDPEPEGDSDDSTALGTLEFTLLFDTDNSTLHCTAHRAKGLKPPASGSMDTFVKANLLPGASKVRARCRPPPLTLGQASQLRTRTVRGTRGPVWEETLTYHGFTLQDARRKTLRLCVCEDPWLRRRRRAPPLGELRVPLRKLVPNRARSFDVCLERRRLTKRPKSLDTARGMSLYEQEVEAELASEERGRVLLSLCYSSQRGGLLVGVLRCAHLAPMDSNGYSDPFVRLFLHPNTGRKSKYKTSVRKKTLNPEFNEEFFYAGPREELAQKTLLVSVWDYDLGTADDFIGGVQLSSRAGGERQQHWRECLGHSDRRLELWHPLDGAPLQLSD comes from the exons ATGATGGTGGTGAAAATAACTCTCCGACAGAGTGCGAACTGTGGGGGGAAGGGACCcttggggtggagggcagggagctgcgggctcctgggctctgggggGGCCCCGAGTCCCGCCCCTTCTGCCTCCCCCACGGCCACCCGCTGGCTCTCACGGGTCACCTCAGTCAGCGCCCAGCAGCCACCCAGGCAGGTGCAGGGGCTCTCAGAGCG GTCCCGACTGCCTCCTAGGACCCTCCACGACGCCCTCAGTGATGCCCGTTGGCCCTGTCTGG ACCCACGCCCTCCAGTGACCCCGGTCCGCTCTGCACCCCAGCCCCAGCTGGACCCAGAGCCAGAGGGAGACTCAGACGACAGCA CCGCCCTCGGCACCCTCGAGTTCACGCTCCTTTTTGACACGGACAACAGCACCCTGCACTGCACAGCTCACCGTGCCAAG GGCCTCAAGCCACCAGCCTCTGGCTCCATGGATACCTTCGTCAAAGCCAACCTGCTGCCCGGAGCCAGCAAGGTGAGGGCGAGATGCAGGCCCCCACCGCTGACCCTCGGCCAG GCCAGCCAGCTGCGGACACGCACGGTTCGGGGCACGAGGGGTCCTGTCTGGGAGGAGACGCTCACCTATCATGGGTTCACCCTCCAGGACGCCCGGCGCAAGACCTTGCG gctgtgtgtgtgtgaagaccCATGGCTGCGGCGACGGAGGCGGGCGCCTCCCCTGGGAGAGCTGCGGGTGCCCCTGAGGAAGCTGGTGCCCAACCGGGCCCGGAGCTTCGACGTGTGTCTGGAGAGGCGGAGGCTG ACCAAGAGGCCCAAGAGCCTGGACACAGCACGCGGCATGTCTCTGTATGAG CAGGAGGTGGAGGCAGAGCTGGCCTCGGAGGAGCGCGGGCGTGTCCTGCTGTCGCTGTGCTACAGCTCTCAGCGGGGGGGCCTGCTGGTGGGCGTGCTGCGCTGCGCCCACCTCGCCCCCATGGACTCCAACGGCTACTCGGACCCCTTCGTCCGCCT TTTCCTGCATCCCAACACAGGGAGGAAATCGAAATACAAGACCAGCGTTCGGAAGAAGACCCTGAACCCCGAGTTCAATGAG GAGTTCTTCTACGCAGGCCCACGGGAGGAGCTGGCCCAGAAGACGCTGCTAGTGTCTGTATGGGATTACGACCTGGGCACGGCTGACGACTTCATTG GTGGAGTGCAGCTGAGCAGCCGGGCCGGCGGGGAGCGCCAGCAACACTGGCGCGAATGCCTGGGCCACAGTGACCGCAGGCTGGAGCTGTGGCACCCGCTGGACGGCGCGCCCCTCCAGCTCAGCGACTAG